One Rhizobium sp. NRK18 genomic window carries:
- a CDS encoding RidA family protein, with translation MTIKRYGADKKGAGGQRLPFARAVEADGWLYVSGQVAMEDGEIIEGNIVTQTHKTIQNLIAILEEAGYGLEHVVRVGVWLDDPRDFWSFNKIYEGYFGEHPPARACVQSRMMVDCKVEIDCVAFKGRQA, from the coding sequence ATGACGATCAAGCGGTATGGAGCGGACAAGAAGGGCGCGGGTGGCCAGAGGCTGCCGTTTGCGCGCGCCGTCGAAGCGGACGGCTGGCTCTATGTTTCCGGCCAGGTCGCCATGGAAGACGGCGAGATCATCGAGGGCAACATCGTCACCCAGACGCACAAGACCATCCAGAATCTCATCGCCATTCTGGAGGAAGCCGGATACGGGCTGGAGCATGTCGTGCGTGTCGGCGTGTGGCTGGACGACCCGCGGGACTTCTGGAGCTTCAACAAGATCTATGAGGGCTATTTCGGCGAACATCCGCCGGCGCGCGCTTGTGTGCAGTCGCGGATGATGGTCGATTGCAAGGTCGAAATCGACTGCGTGGCCTTCAAGGGCCGCCAGGCCTAG
- a CDS encoding MurR/RpiR family transcriptional regulator, producing MDILTRLQQEKEALSQSERRIADILFSDFDFAVNASIIELAERADVSPPTVTRFCRRLECQSFSEFKVRLAQTAFVGTRYLNPTSRATSPAEIAENVITKAQSALYALHRSIDLEKVEAAAARIAEGRMIYAFGSGGNSSMVANEMQNRLFRLGINVTACNDHQMMLMMTAAATTQDVIVGSSFSGRNRELVRILEQAREYGIFTIALTQSDSPVSRAAGLALTIDLAEGVDIFRPTSTRIAYLAMTDVLANITAHKIKTQASATLRRIKQQLVTFRDEDDRQLLGD from the coding sequence ATGGACATTCTCACTCGGCTGCAGCAGGAGAAAGAGGCCCTCTCCCAATCGGAGCGCCGCATCGCCGACATCCTGTTTTCGGATTTCGACTTTGCGGTCAATGCCTCGATCATCGAGCTTGCCGAGCGGGCCGACGTCTCGCCGCCGACGGTGACGCGCTTCTGCCGGCGGCTCGAATGCCAGAGCTTTTCCGAGTTCAAGGTGCGGCTCGCACAGACGGCCTTCGTCGGCACGCGCTATCTCAATCCGACCAGCCGGGCGACCTCGCCTGCAGAGATCGCCGAGAACGTCATCACCAAGGCGCAGTCGGCGCTTTACGCCCTGCACCGGTCGATCGATCTCGAAAAGGTCGAAGCGGCGGCGGCGCGGATTGCCGAGGGGCGGATGATCTACGCCTTCGGGTCCGGCGGCAATTCCTCGATGGTCGCCAATGAAATGCAGAACCGCCTCTTCCGGCTCGGCATCAATGTCACGGCCTGCAACGACCACCAGATGATGCTGATGATGACAGCCGCCGCGACCACGCAGGACGTGATCGTCGGCTCTTCCTTCTCGGGCCGCAACCGGGAACTGGTCCGCATCCTGGAACAGGCGCGCGAATACGGCATCTTCACCATCGCGCTGACGCAAAGCGACAGTCCGGTCTCGAGAGCGGCAGGCCTTGCCCTGACGATCGATCTTGCCGAAGGCGTCGACATCTTCCGCCCCACCTCGACGCGCATCGCCTATCTGGCGATGACCGACGTGCTGGCGAATATCACGGCGCACAAGATCAAGACCCAGGCGTCGGCAACGCTGCGGCGCATCAAGCAGCAGTTGGTGACCTTCCGAGACGAAGACGATCGCCAGCTTCTCGGCGACTAG
- a CDS encoding SDR family oxidoreductase encodes MATSVAVVTGAAGDIGRAVARALAGDHYAVVLADIDASAASAAAADLSDGRTRFEPFACDITDPQSTEALAAFASGLGSVTTLVNNAGAARDISLQSTTTENWRRDMALNLDGCFHCFKAFEEPLKQSQGSVVNIASVNGLAVFGHPAYSAAKAGMIHLTRLIAVEYGKFGIRANAVAPGTVRTQAWEARAAANPNVFEEARRWYPLQRVVPPEDVASAVRFLAGPAARSITGVCLPVDCGLTAGQAELAATFSQSADY; translated from the coding sequence ATGGCGACGAGCGTTGCAGTGGTGACGGGAGCGGCCGGGGACATAGGGCGGGCGGTCGCGCGCGCCCTTGCGGGCGACCATTATGCGGTCGTGCTCGCCGATATCGATGCGTCGGCGGCATCGGCGGCAGCAGCCGACCTCTCGGATGGTCGCACCCGCTTCGAGCCGTTTGCCTGCGACATCACCGATCCGCAATCGACCGAAGCGCTGGCAGCCTTCGCATCGGGTCTCGGCTCGGTCACCACACTCGTCAACAATGCCGGTGCTGCGCGGGATATTTCGCTGCAGAGCACCACGACCGAAAACTGGCGCCGCGACATGGCGCTCAATCTCGACGGCTGCTTCCACTGCTTCAAGGCTTTCGAGGAGCCACTCAAACAGTCGCAAGGGTCGGTCGTCAACATCGCCTCCGTCAACGGCCTCGCCGTCTTCGGCCATCCGGCCTACAGCGCCGCCAAGGCCGGCATGATCCATCTCACCCGGCTGATCGCGGTCGAATACGGCAAGTTCGGCATCCGAGCCAATGCGGTGGCGCCGGGCACGGTGCGCACGCAGGCCTGGGAGGCGCGCGCGGCGGCCAATCCGAACGTCTTCGAGGAGGCACGCCGCTGGTATCCGCTGCAACGCGTCGTGCCGCCGGAGGACGTGGCAAGCGCCGTGCGTTTCTTGGCCGGTCCCGCCGCCCGGTCGATCACCGGCGTCTGCCTGCCGGTCGATTGCGGTCTGACAGCCGGCCAGGCGGAGCTGGCGGCAACCTTCAGCCAGTCTGCCGATTACTGA
- a CDS encoding beta-N-acetylhexosaminidase codes for MTIPQFRLEAAWEPVAGTSGKFHFSLVNLSDETLTGFRLSYTSLTRTAEKHVCENARLTRKVANYHEYAPPEGFTLAPGAIWSFTVEGLTRPAKHVTDGAKSAYVTTADNRHLAMAIGDLMLKGAESRTPPRLLPDGKTDEPFSLLPWPRESTLEPGDAVPVALYPAAGSTAADVAAMAAIQGLYQRLFPVDHLPFSLVAVDGGIAVTFAEKPGHADEAYEIAFEPGGIQLAYGGAAGRQYGLTSLAQLLHGARPGGSGFRFPKSGRVSDSPRYGWRGCHLDVSRQFIPTADVLRFVDLLAWHKLNIFHWHLTDDEAWRLEIKAYPALTDTGARRGPDEPLIPQLGDGAEPRHGFYSQKEVRAIVAHAASLHIETVPEVDIPGHCTAVLITYPDLTDGQEAPDSYRSVQGYPNNALNPAIEATYDFLGKVFDEMVTLFPSEYIHIGGDEVADGSWLKSPLARALMDKEGLAGTFELQSHFMKRVKAMLDARGRKLAGWNEVAHGGGVSPDGTLLMAWQNPEVGIELAREGYDVVMTPGQAYYLDMVQAEEWQEPGASWAGTVPPAHTYAYEAEGEFPEALKGRLRGIQACIWTENFISRAYFNHLVFPRLSAIAEAAWTPRERKDWLRFAAIAPLSPTL; via the coding sequence ATGACCATTCCGCAATTTCGCCTGGAAGCCGCCTGGGAACCCGTTGCCGGCACCTCCGGCAAGTTCCATTTTTCGCTGGTCAACCTCTCCGACGAGACGCTGACCGGCTTTCGCCTCTCCTACACATCGCTCACCCGCACGGCTGAAAAGCATGTCTGCGAAAATGCCCGTCTCACCCGGAAGGTCGCGAACTATCACGAATATGCGCCGCCGGAGGGTTTCACGCTCGCGCCCGGCGCAATCTGGTCCTTCACGGTCGAGGGGCTGACGCGCCCGGCAAAGCATGTGACGGACGGCGCGAAATCCGCCTATGTCACGACGGCGGACAACCGCCATCTGGCGATGGCGATCGGCGACCTCATGCTGAAGGGAGCCGAAAGCCGGACGCCGCCACGACTGCTGCCCGACGGCAAGACGGACGAACCCTTTTCGCTCCTGCCCTGGCCGCGTGAAAGCACGCTGGAACCCGGTGACGCGGTGCCGGTAGCGCTCTATCCGGCAGCAGGAAGCACCGCCGCCGATGTTGCGGCCATGGCGGCGATCCAGGGGCTTTACCAGCGGCTCTTCCCGGTCGACCACCTGCCCTTCTCACTGGTCGCGGTCGATGGCGGTATTGCAGTCACCTTTGCCGAAAAGCCGGGACACGCTGATGAAGCCTACGAGATCGCCTTCGAGCCCGGCGGCATCCAGCTCGCCTATGGCGGCGCTGCCGGCCGGCAATACGGCCTGACCAGCCTTGCGCAACTGCTGCATGGTGCCCGTCCCGGCGGCAGCGGCTTCCGCTTCCCGAAGTCCGGACGCGTCTCCGACAGCCCGCGCTATGGCTGGCGCGGTTGCCATCTCGACGTCTCCCGTCAGTTCATCCCGACGGCGGACGTGCTGCGCTTCGTAGATCTCCTCGCCTGGCACAAGCTCAACATCTTCCACTGGCACCTGACCGACGACGAGGCGTGGCGCCTGGAGATCAAGGCCTATCCGGCGCTGACCGACACAGGCGCCCGCCGCGGTCCCGACGAACCGCTGATCCCACAGCTCGGCGACGGAGCCGAACCGCGCCATGGCTTCTACAGCCAGAAGGAGGTGCGCGCGATCGTCGCCCATGCTGCCTCGCTCCATATCGAGACGGTGCCCGAGGTCGACATTCCCGGCCATTGCACGGCGGTTCTCATCACTTATCCGGACCTGACCGATGGTCAGGAAGCCCCCGACAGCTATCGCTCCGTCCAAGGCTATCCGAACAACGCGCTGAACCCGGCGATCGAAGCGACCTATGACTTCCTCGGCAAGGTGTTCGACGAGATGGTCACGCTCTTCCCGTCCGAATACATTCACATCGGCGGCGACGAGGTGGCCGACGGCTCGTGGCTGAAGTCGCCCCTCGCCCGCGCCCTGATGGACAAGGAAGGTCTTGCCGGGACGTTCGAGCTGCAATCGCATTTCATGAAGCGGGTCAAGGCGATGCTGGACGCGCGCGGCCGAAAGCTTGCCGGCTGGAACGAGGTCGCTCACGGCGGCGGCGTCAGCCCCGACGGCACGTTGCTGATGGCGTGGCAGAACCCGGAGGTGGGGATAGAGCTTGCACGCGAAGGCTACGACGTGGTGATGACGCCCGGCCAGGCCTATTATCTTGACATGGTGCAGGCCGAGGAATGGCAGGAGCCGGGCGCCAGCTGGGCCGGAACGGTGCCGCCGGCGCATACTTACGCCTACGAGGCGGAAGGCGAATTCCCTGAGGCGCTGAAGGGCCGGCTGCGCGGCATCCAGGCCTGCATCTGGACCGAGAACTTCATCTCGCGCGCCTACTTCAACCATCTGGTCTTCCCACGCCTCAGCGCCATTGCCGAGGCCGCCTGGACGCCAAGAGAGCGCAAGGACTGGCTGCGTTTTGCGGCGATCGCACCGCTTTCACCGACGCTTTGA
- a CDS encoding M81 family metallopeptidase — MRIAFGGIHTECSTSSSVLMTEEDFRVVRGEDLLSDARFQFMAGSGMDCLPLMHARAVPGGPVSRKIYEALKAEFLERLSAVLPVDGLYLAMHGAMNVEGMDDAEADWIAAASDLVGPDCIVAASYDLHGNVSQPIIDRLDIFAAYRTAPHIDTQETMERAFAMLVEALTSGVKPGIAWAKIPVLLPGERTSTEDEPAKGLYALLPEIDRIDGILDANLMVGYVWADEPRATAAAIMTATDAATAEREAEKLAAAYWNARADFRFGPATGSLEDMLAIASRAETKPIILADSGDNPTGGGVGDRADVLAALTAAGWQDALVAGICDRPSVEACFAAGEGQSVTLTIGGSLDPASRAVTVEARVVRLDDPGEASERQAVVAIGGITVVLSARRRPYHNIADFTRLGLDPKSVRLLVVKSGYLSPELAPIANPNLMALTDGSVNQDIEALANARRLRPTYPFQKDFDFKPVAVLSKRWQTR; from the coding sequence ATGCGCATCGCATTCGGCGGCATTCACACGGAATGCTCGACATCCTCCTCGGTCCTGATGACGGAAGAGGATTTTCGTGTCGTCAGGGGCGAGGATCTTCTGTCCGACGCACGGTTCCAGTTCATGGCGGGTTCCGGCATGGACTGCCTGCCGCTCATGCACGCCCGCGCGGTGCCGGGCGGCCCTGTGTCACGCAAGATTTACGAAGCATTGAAGGCGGAATTCCTGGAGCGGCTTTCGGCCGTGCTTCCCGTCGACGGGCTGTACCTCGCCATGCATGGCGCCATGAATGTCGAGGGCATGGACGACGCCGAGGCCGACTGGATTGCGGCGGCCTCGGACCTCGTCGGACCGGATTGCATCGTTGCAGCGAGCTACGACCTGCACGGCAATGTCAGCCAGCCGATCATCGACCGGCTGGACATTTTTGCAGCCTATCGAACGGCGCCCCATATCGACACGCAGGAAACGATGGAGCGGGCGTTCGCCATGCTGGTCGAGGCGCTGACATCCGGCGTTAAGCCCGGCATTGCCTGGGCAAAGATCCCGGTGCTGCTGCCGGGCGAGAGAACCTCGACGGAAGACGAGCCGGCCAAGGGGCTTTACGCGCTGTTGCCGGAGATCGACCGCATTGACGGCATTCTCGATGCCAATCTGATGGTCGGCTATGTCTGGGCGGACGAACCACGGGCAACGGCGGCGGCAATCATGACGGCGACGGACGCGGCAACGGCGGAAAGGGAAGCGGAGAAACTGGCGGCGGCCTACTGGAATGCGCGGGCGGACTTCCGCTTCGGGCCGGCGACGGGTTCGCTCGAGGACATGCTGGCCATCGCATCGCGGGCGGAAACGAAGCCGATCATTCTTGCCGATTCCGGTGACAATCCCACCGGCGGTGGGGTCGGCGACCGGGCGGATGTGCTTGCGGCACTGACCGCTGCCGGCTGGCAGGACGCGCTCGTTGCCGGCATCTGCGACCGGCCATCGGTGGAGGCCTGCTTTGCCGCCGGCGAAGGACAGAGCGTGACGCTGACCATCGGCGGCAGCCTCGATCCGGCGAGCCGGGCGGTCACGGTCGAGGCGCGTGTCGTGCGGCTGGACGATCCGGGCGAGGCTTCCGAGCGACAGGCCGTGGTGGCGATCGGCGGCATCACCGTCGTCCTGTCGGCACGCCGCCGCCCCTATCACAACATCGCCGATTTCACGCGGCTCGGCCTCGATCCGAAATCCGTCCGGCTGCTGGTGGTCAAATCCGGCTATTTGTCGCCGGAGCTGGCGCCGATCGCCAATCCCAACCTGATGGCGCTGACGGACGGTTCGGTCAACCAGGACATCGAGGCGTTGGCGAATGCGCGCCGGCTGCGACCTACCTATCCGTTCCAGAAGGATTTCGATTTCAAGCCGGTGGCGGTGCTGTCGAAACGATGGCAGACGCGCTGA
- a CDS encoding copper homeostasis protein CutC, with amino-acid sequence MAERILEVCIDDEIGMMAAYRGGAGRLELCSALSIGGLTPTPGLIAAAVNLSIPCYAMIRPRDGDFVYSESEFSMLMREIDMVRRAGVDGVVLGATLPDGRLDYNLLKILTGHSEGLGMTLHRAIDLVPDFDEAVEMAISLGFERILTSGGKRTAPEGVDVLERAIEVAAGRISIMPGSGVNSETIDVLLPRLKTNEIHGSCSVSVPVSNPKVIELGFAPTNPKKTDETSVRALKTKIDAL; translated from the coding sequence ATGGCTGAACGTATTCTCGAAGTTTGCATAGATGATGAAATCGGCATGATGGCGGCCTACCGCGGAGGAGCGGGCAGGCTGGAACTCTGCAGCGCGCTCTCCATCGGCGGGCTGACGCCGACACCGGGCCTGATCGCCGCTGCCGTCAATCTCTCCATTCCCTGCTATGCCATGATCCGCCCGCGCGACGGCGACTTTGTCTACTCCGAATCGGAGTTCTCGATGCTGATGCGCGAAATCGACATGGTCCGGCGCGCCGGCGTCGACGGCGTCGTGCTCGGCGCGACCCTTCCTGACGGCCGCCTCGACTACAATCTTTTAAAGATCCTCACCGGTCATTCCGAAGGGCTCGGCATGACGCTGCACCGGGCGATCGACCTTGTCCCGGATTTCGACGAGGCCGTCGAGATGGCGATCTCGCTCGGCTTCGAACGGATCCTGACCTCCGGTGGCAAGCGCACCGCGCCGGAGGGCGTCGATGTTCTTGAGCGGGCAATCGAAGTGGCGGCCGGCCGCATTTCCATCATGCCCGGCTCCGGCGTCAATTCGGAAACGATCGACGTGCTGTTGCCGCGCTTGAAGACGAACGAAATCCACGGCTCCTGTTCCGTCTCCGTCCCGGTCAGCAATCCCAAGGTCATCGAACTCGGCTTCGCGCCCACCAATCCGAAGAAGACCGACGAGACGAGCGTGCGGGCGCTGAAGACGAAGATCGACGCGCTCTGA
- a CDS encoding fumarylacetoacetate hydrolase family protein, which yields MLAQDFTTGLFVGRVWRRDIDGPALVVLRDGEVVDITGKDAPTMRDLLEKEDPAAYARTAKGEALCSVADLLDAPQGKALTLLAPCDLQAVKACGVTFARSMIERVIEERAAGNAALALKIREKVTAIIGDSLRNLKAGSPDAERVKQALIEEGVWSQYLEVGIGPDAEVFTKAQVMSSVGHGADVGLHPVSKWNNPEPEIVLAVNSRGEVKGATLGNDVNLRDVEGRSALLLGKAKDNNASCSIGPFIRLFDETYAIDDVRQAELDLLIEGTDGYVLHGKSSMKEISRDPLDLVAQTIGRHHQYPDGFMLFLGTLFAPVEDRDNPGQGFTHKGDDVVTISNDRLGALSNRVRLSTECDPWTFGVSALMRNLSKRQLL from the coding sequence ATGTTGGCGCAGGATTTTACTACCGGACTTTTCGTTGGGCGCGTCTGGCGCCGGGATATCGATGGCCCGGCTCTGGTCGTCTTGCGCGACGGCGAGGTGGTCGATATCACCGGTAAGGATGCCCCGACCATGCGCGATCTTCTGGAAAAGGAGGATCCGGCCGCCTACGCCCGCACGGCGAAGGGTGAAGCGCTGTGTTCGGTCGCGGATCTGCTCGACGCACCGCAGGGCAAGGCTTTGACGTTGTTGGCGCCCTGTGACCTGCAGGCGGTCAAGGCCTGCGGTGTCACCTTCGCCCGCTCGATGATCGAACGCGTGATCGAGGAACGCGCCGCCGGCAATGCGGCCCTCGCGCTGAAGATCCGCGAGAAGGTCACCGCCATCATCGGCGACAGCCTGCGCAACCTTAAGGCCGGTTCGCCGGACGCGGAAAGGGTCAAGCAGGCGCTGATCGAGGAGGGCGTCTGGTCACAATATCTCGAGGTCGGCATCGGTCCGGATGCGGAGGTCTTCACCAAGGCGCAGGTCATGTCGTCTGTCGGTCATGGTGCGGATGTGGGTCTTCATCCCGTCTCGAAGTGGAACAATCCCGAGCCGGAGATCGTGCTGGCGGTCAACAGCCGCGGCGAGGTCAAGGGCGCCACGCTCGGCAACGACGTCAATCTGCGTGACGTCGAGGGCCGCTCGGCCCTCCTGCTCGGCAAGGCCAAGGACAACAATGCCTCCTGCTCCATCGGCCCGTTCATCCGTTTGTTCGACGAGACTTACGCAATCGACGATGTCCGGCAGGCCGAACTGGATCTCCTGATCGAGGGAACCGACGGCTACGTACTGCACGGCAAGAGCTCGATGAAGGAGATCAGCCGCGATCCGCTCGATCTGGTCGCCCAGACGATCGGCCGGCATCACCAGTATCCCGACGGTTTCATGCTGTTCCTCGGCACCCTGTTTGCGCCCGTGGAAGACCGGGACAATCCGGGGCAGGGCTTCACGCACAAGGGCGATGACGTCGTGACGATCTCCAATGATCGCCTCGGCGCACTCAGCAATCGCGTGCGGCTTTCGACGGAATGTGACCCCTGGACCTTCGGCGTCTCGGCGCTGATGCGCAACCTGTCGAAGCGCCAGCTCCTCTGA
- a CDS encoding methyl-accepting chemotaxis protein, with protein MLVIGATLVSCLSVGLLSYEIGKQGLIEASELRLASIAGNQAKDVSNYVVRVNQTLSDIGQNTAVADAVDNIASIMSSERDNILKTFSPAGATLEQRVKEDGSSTKLIYGMRHSTIHSSLVSAWKNAKVSDIYVVNQDGLIVYSVTKGREFLQSVKDPGNEPLAKIVEEAGKSTETKDFVEGFQPYKAEDGDVSAFIGRPLEILYWGKPTRKGFVIVRVSSTKLAQVVEPEGLGSTVDAGFLLTKDGILRAGAASFAKDGKAPADLAAAAGQSSSGSLLASDDQGSFFYSYLPISLFGENDMLVVGQEESKVLAASTKLAQSAVVATLAVLAIMGLVGAFVAARMTRPLTKLAELMNRLNAGDKSIVIEGVDRKDEIGTMARALESFRNSALEKDAMEINAAEKNREIESERVQREAEKARSAADLEAAVAALASGLKNLAGGRLSHRINMPFVASLDQLRVDFNLSMQQLEETIGAIGESVDTISGGSASLKTASESLSQRTERQAAALEETAAALGSITETLKETRGRCEHAEAVTTQTTQQASASASIVREAISAMDKIENSSQQIRQIIDVIDQIAFQTNLLALNAGVEAARAGDAGKGFAVVAQEVRELAQRSAAAAKDINALINGSAADVENGVALVLKTGEGLTKIEEGIQAISAEINGIVLASRDQSERLGEINSTVVSLDQVTQQNAAMVEETTASAHSLDSESIVLSQRISHFQIGDGRTRAIGRAA; from the coding sequence TTGCTGGTCATCGGAGCAACACTGGTCTCATGCCTGTCCGTGGGACTGCTGAGTTATGAGATCGGGAAGCAGGGCCTCATCGAGGCAAGCGAACTTCGCCTCGCGTCGATCGCCGGCAACCAGGCCAAGGACGTCTCCAACTATGTCGTGCGCGTCAACCAGACCCTTAGTGACATCGGACAGAACACGGCTGTCGCCGACGCGGTCGACAACATCGCCTCCATCATGTCGTCCGAGCGTGACAATATTCTCAAGACATTTTCTCCGGCCGGTGCGACGCTTGAGCAGCGCGTCAAGGAAGACGGCTCCTCGACCAAACTCATCTACGGCATGCGCCATTCGACAATCCACAGCTCGCTCGTCTCCGCATGGAAGAACGCCAAGGTCAGCGACATCTATGTCGTCAATCAGGACGGCCTGATCGTCTACTCCGTCACCAAGGGCCGCGAATTCCTGCAGAGCGTCAAGGACCCGGGCAACGAGCCGCTGGCCAAGATCGTAGAGGAAGCCGGCAAGAGCACAGAGACCAAGGACTTCGTCGAGGGCTTCCAGCCCTACAAGGCCGAGGACGGCGACGTATCGGCATTCATCGGCCGCCCGCTCGAAATTCTCTACTGGGGCAAGCCCACCCGCAAGGGCTTCGTGATCGTCCGCGTTTCCAGCACCAAGCTGGCACAGGTTGTCGAACCGGAGGGTCTTGGCTCGACGGTCGACGCAGGCTTCCTGCTGACGAAGGACGGCATCTTGCGCGCCGGCGCCGCCAGCTTCGCCAAGGACGGCAAGGCTCCCGCGGATCTTGCCGCTGCCGCCGGCCAGTCCTCCTCCGGCTCGCTGCTCGCCTCCGACGATCAGGGCTCCTTCTTCTATTCCTATCTGCCGATCTCGCTGTTCGGCGAAAACGACATGCTTGTCGTCGGCCAGGAAGAAAGCAAGGTTCTGGCCGCTTCGACCAAGCTGGCGCAGTCGGCCGTGGTCGCCACACTTGCCGTGCTCGCCATCATGGGTCTCGTCGGCGCGTTCGTCGCCGCTCGCATGACCCGGCCGCTGACCAAGCTCGCCGAACTGATGAACCGCCTGAATGCCGGCGACAAGTCGATCGTCATCGAGGGCGTCGACCGCAAGGATGAAATCGGCACCATGGCGCGGGCACTGGAATCCTTCCGCAACAGTGCGCTCGAAAAGGATGCGATGGAAATCAACGCAGCCGAGAAGAACCGTGAGATCGAATCCGAGCGCGTCCAGCGCGAGGCGGAAAAGGCGCGGAGCGCCGCCGATCTCGAGGCGGCGGTCGCAGCCCTTGCCAGCGGTCTGAAGAACCTCGCCGGCGGCCGGCTCAGCCACCGGATCAACATGCCGTTCGTCGCCAGCCTCGACCAGCTGCGCGTGGACTTCAACCTGTCCATGCAGCAGCTCGAAGAGACGATCGGCGCCATCGGCGAAAGCGTCGACACGATCAGCGGCGGCTCGGCCAGCCTGAAGACCGCGTCCGAAAGCCTGTCGCAGCGCACCGAGCGGCAGGCAGCCGCGCTCGAGGAAACGGCGGCGGCACTCGGCAGCATCACCGAAACGCTGAAGGAAACGCGCGGACGCTGCGAACATGCGGAAGCCGTCACCACTCAGACGACGCAGCAGGCAAGCGCTTCCGCCTCAATCGTCCGTGAAGCCATCTCGGCGATGGACAAGATCGAAAACTCCTCGCAGCAGATCCGCCAGATCATCGACGTGATCGACCAGATCGCCTTCCAGACCAACCTGCTGGCGCTCAATGCAGGCGTCGAGGCGGCCCGCGCCGGCGATGCCGGCAAGGGATTTGCCGTCGTCGCGCAGGAAGTCCGCGAGCTTGCCCAGCGTTCCGCCGCGGCGGCCAAGGACATCAACGCCCTGATCAACGGTTCGGCTGCCGACGTCGAGAACGGCGTCGCGCTGGTACTGAAGACCGGCGAGGGCCTGACCAAGATCGAGGAAGGCATCCAGGCGATCAGCGCCGAGATCAACGGCATCGTCTTGGCCTCGCGCGACCAGTCCGAGCGTCTGGGCGAGATCAACTCGACCGTTGTCTCTCTCGATCAGGTCACGCAGCAGAACGCGGCGATGGTCGAGGAGACCACCGCATCGGCCCACAGCCTCGACAGCGAGAGCATCGTGCTCAGTCAGCGCATCAGCCACTTCCAGATCGGAGATGGACGGACACGCGCCATCGGCCGCGCTGCCTGA